The region TCAAACCACATCGCCATCGGAACGCTTGAATTTACCTACCCTTTGCCTCCTGCGGTCATCTCCATAGCGAACATTTTTCGTGCGTCGGGGCGGATGTTCTGGCCGGTGTATTACGCCGTAATCCTGGCGATCGTTTTCCTGGTGATTCGGGCTAGCCGGCCAAGAACTGCAACGTGCCTGCTCACGATCGCGCTGGTGCTACAGGTGGCTGATACCCATAGCGGCTGGTCGCTGGTGCGCAAGATGCTGATGGTGGAACCGGCCTCTGAGTGGGCCACGCCCTTTGTCGATCCGTTCTGGAAAAGTGCGGCTTCTCACTACCGAAAAGTGCGCTGGATCGTGCCGCAAAATCTCTCCCCTCAGTGGATGACCGTCGCCGCTTTTGCGGGTAAATACGGTTTGTCTACCGACGCCGTGTATCTGGGACGCATGGATTTTAACCAATGGCGGCAGGTCGATCAAAAGGCGAACAAGGCGTTCGCTACGGGGAAATATGACGCTGACTCGCTGTACTTGCTGGATGATCGCGCACTGCTGCGGGCGGTCCCAACGGTCAATACCCAGACCGATCTTTTCGCCAGAATCGATGGCTTTACAGTGCTGGCACCCTGCTGGAAGCAGTGCGCTGATTGCCCGCAACTGATTGCGCAGGTTCCGCCAACAGATTTGCTTCCAGCCATCGAGTCTGGGCAAAAAAATCTGTTCACTGTGGGCGGCAAAGGCAAGATTTTACTGGCCTCGGGGTGGTCCGATCCTGAACTTTGGGGCACTTGGTCTCAAGCGTCCCGCGCCGAAGTGGTGTTTTGAGTTCCCACATCCGCACGCTTGCTTCGACTTGAGGCCACGGCGTTTCTTCCCCCAGACCATGCGCGACAGACTGTCGTTGTCAGCGTCAATGACCTACCCGCACTGACGACGGAACTGGATAAGACCGATGGTAATGTGATCGACGTGAACCTCAGCGCGGCAATGCAAGCACGCATCTCGAGCCAAGGGATGCTGCGTTTGCAATTGCAGTTTGCTGACGCGGTCAGTCCATTGGACTCGGGTATGGGTAGTGACGCGCGCAAAATTGCGTTGGGCTTGAAAGCCTTGACGGTCAATTGATCGCTTGCGCACGTAGACGCATCTGCTGCGCCTTTCTACACTGGCCAGAGTCTTGGGCTGCGGGGTGCAATGGATGAATCGCAACGAACTACGCAAGGCCGACATCAACCTGATGGTGGTGTTCGAAACCCTGATGCTTGAACGCAATGTCACGCGGGTGGCGGAGAAGTTGTTTCTTGGCCAGCCGACCATCAGCGCTGCGCTCAATCGCTTACGCACGATGTTTAACGATCCGCTGTTCATTCGTGTCGGTCATCGTATGGAGCCCACGGCGCGCGCCGAAGAAATCATCCAGCATTTATCGCCGGCGCTTGATTCATTGTCGGTAGCCTTGAGCCTGACCCACCATTTTGACCCGGCCAGTAGCACCATGACCTTTCGCATCGGCCTGTCGGACGATGTCGAATTTGGTCTGTTGCCGCCGATGCTGCGGGCCTTGCGTCAAGAAGCCCCAACGGTGGTGTTCGTGGTTCAGCATGTGGACTATTGGCGGATCCCCGATTTGCTGGCCTCCGGCGAAATCACCGTCGGTATCAGCCAGACCCGTGGCCTACCGGCTAACGCCAAGCGCAAATTGCTGCGGCATATCCAGCCCAGCGTATTGCGTGCGGATGCGTCCGACACACCGCTGACCCTCGATGAATATTGCGCACGGCCCCATGTGCTGGTTTCCCACACCGCCAACGTGACGGGTTTTGCTGATGAGTGGCTGGCGGAAATCGGCCGCACGCGGCATGTCGTGTTGTCGGTGCCGCAATACAGTGCGTTGCTGGCGCTGCTGGCCGGGACTGACTTGATTGCCAGCCTGCCGGACTACACGGCCACGGCTATGGCCGCGTCCGGGCAACTGTTCAATGAGCCGTTTCCTTTCAAGACGCCGACGTTGGACTTGTCGATGGTCTGGCTCAGTCATGTCGACAGTGATCCGGCCGAACGCTGGCTGCGCGCGCGGCTGGAGGCGTTCATGAGTGAGCAGGGCCTGGCCGACGCGCACCGTGACGATTACCTCTGACCTCTGACCCCGGAGCCCCGGCATGAGCATTTCCCGTTCGTTGTTGCGTGGGCGTGGCGGCCATGACAGTGGCAAGGTCGGCATGGTCGAGTTGTTTTTCGACCTGGTGTTCGTGTTCGCCATCACTCAGCTTTCCCATACGCTGCTGGCCCATTTGTCGATTGGCGGCGCGGTGCAGGTGGCACTGATGATGGTGGCGGTGTGGTGGGTGTGGATCTTCACGTCGTGGATCACCAATTGGCTCGATCCGGAAAAACTGCCGATCCGCCTCGGCCTGTTCGGTTTGATGATTGCGGGTTTGTTGCTGTCGTCATCGATTCCCAAGGCCTTTAGCGATCATGGCTTGATGTTCGCCGGCGCGTTTGTGTTCATGCAGGTCGGGCGCACGCTGTTTGCGATCTGGGCGGTGCGTGGCGAACCCTTGAGCATGACCCGCAACTTTCAGCGCATTCTGGCTTGGCTCGTGCTGTCTGGCGTGTTCTGGATCGCGGGCGCCTTTGTGCAAGGTGATCAGCGTCTGGCCTGTTGGGCGCTGGCACTGCTGATCGAGTTGATCTCGCCGTCCGTCTATTTTTACGTGCCGGGCTTGGGCCGTTCGACGCTGACGGACTGGAACGTCGAAGGCAATCACATGGCTGAACGCTGTGGGCTATTTGTGATCATCGCCTTGGGTGAGTCGTTGCTGGTGACTGGCGCGACCTTTGCCGAACTGGAGTTGAATCTGCAAGGCGTACTGGCATTTCTGGTCGCGGTGCTGGGCAGCATCGCCATGTGGTGGGTGTATTTCGACAGCGGCGCCGAGCGTGCGCACCATCGTATCGCCCATTCTTCTGACCCCGGCCGCCAGGCCCGGATTGCCTACACTTACCTGCATGTGTTGATTGTCGCCGGGGTGATCGTCAGCGCGGTGGCCGATGAGCTGGTGTTGGTGCATCCCGATCACGCCAGCGACGCCGGGATCATCGCGATCGTCGTCGGGCCTTGGTTGTTTTTACTGGGCAACGCGCTGTTCAAGTGGGTCATGGCGGATCGTTTGTGGCCGCCGTTATCGCATCTGGTGGGTCTCGGGCTGTTAATCGTGCTATTGCCGCTCGGGTTGAATCAGCTGTTTTCAGCCTGGGTGCTGGGGACGCTGACCACGGCAGTGGTGATGGTGGTGGCCGCGTGGGAAACCCTGGTCCTGCGAGCCTCGTTGCCCGTCTCTGAACACTGAGGGTGGCGCAGTTTTATGCCTACGCCCTTTGTGCCTTGCGGCGCTGAGCGCTGCGCGGAAATTCTCGACATCGATCGCAAGTCCTATTAAGACGGCTATCGCTCGCTGAGTCTCAGGCCACCGCTTGTTCGGCACAGACTTTGATCACTTGCTCGCGCAGCCAGGTGTTGGCGCTGTCCTGGTCAACGCGTTGGCTCCATTGCATGTCAAGGCTGAAGCCGGGCAAACCGTTGGGCGCTTCGCAGTGATTGAACACGGCCTCGTTGGCCAGTAAACGTTGGATACGCCTTGGCAGGGTGAGAATGAAGTCGGTGCCAGTGATTGTTTTCAGCGCTGCGCCGTAGCTGTTGGACCGCGCTGCGATTTGGCGCTTCTGTGCTTGCCGGGCCAGCCAGCCGTCGACCATGTTGGTGGTGGAGGTCCAGGGGGTGGGGAATACATGCCGACGTTCGGTGAAAGCTTTCAGGCTTAAACGCGGCTCCAGTGGGGTGGCGCGTTTGTCAAAGACACAGACCAGATCGTCCTCCAGCAGCCTCTGGGATTTAAGGTCGGTATGGTTTCTATGAAAGTTCGGGCCAAAACTGATCACCAGGTCGAGGCTGCCGTCACGCAGCTCTTCGGCGGGGATGTCCGTTTCAAATTTGTGCATATTGACCATCACCGGCAGATCGGCGAAATCGAAGCGCTTCAACAGGCGCGGCAGGATCAACTGCTCGAAGTATTCCGGTGCGCAGATGTTGAAGGTGACGGGCTGCGAGGTCGGGTCGAACGCCTGGGCGCCGGCATGACAGAGATTGATGCTCTCCAGGATTTTCAGCACGTGGTTGTACATGCTGCAGGCTTTGTAAGTGGGGCGCATGCCGGTGCGCGTGTTGATGAACAACTCATCTTCGAAGCTGGTGCGCAGTTTTTTCAGGCAATAACTCACGGTGGACTGACTGACGAAGAGTGCCTCCGACACACCGGTGACGCTGCTTTGCTCGTACACCGCCACAAATACCATGAGATCTTGCATGTCGAGCTTTCTAAGCAAGTTACTGTTCAGCATCCATTCTGCCTCGCTCTGCTCCTTGCGCTGACTGTGCGCAAACGTGTGCGAACGATCCTAACGGAACGATGGTGCTAGGAGAATGCCTTGTGGGACCTTTCATGTTCAGTAGTGGGACAGAAAATGTTATGAACACGACCTGCGAATAATCTTCTCAGCGAATGTACTGCGCGTAGTGCCGTGGATCGAAGCGCATAACCATGAGTAGCATCAGCACGGTGACGCCGGTCAGGCACCACCAGGCCCATTCGAAACTGCCCAATTGATCACGAATCAGCCCAGCGATCAGTGGCGACAGCCCGGCGATCAGGTAGCCGATGCCTTGCACGAAAGCGGTCAGGCCGCCGGCGCGTTGAGGGTTGTCCAGATGATCCAGGGACACGATGAGGCTCATCGGGAACAGGCCACCAATGCCCAGACCCAATAGGCACGGCCAGAGCAGGCCCAGGTGTTGTGGGCTGAGGATGAGCCCGCAGAAACCGGCCATGATCAGTATCAGCAGCGCTCCCAGCACTAAACGGCGGTCACGACTGCGATTGGCGATGGCCGGTGTCAGCAGTCCGGAGAGCACTTCCATGGCCGTCAAGAAACCCAACAGCAGACCGGCGTTTTGTTGGCTCCAGCCTTTTTCGACGTAATACGGCGCCAGCCAGGCCAGTACGCAGGTGTAGGAGGCGGTGCCCAGGCCGAAGAAAATCGCCAGTAACCAGGCGCGGGGATTGCTGAAGAAAGACGTGTTGTGCGGTGCCGACTGTTGCGGTGTTGCTTGGCTCGGACGCTGTAGGCTCCAAAACAGCAGCGCCGTCAGTGCCAGCACCGACCAGACCGCCAAGCCCACGCGCCAGCTGCCGGTGTGCGCCATCACCAACGGTGCAAACGCCGCCGCGATTGCTGCGCCGCCCATGATGGAGGTGACATAGAGACCCATGCACAGCGCGACGTTATCGCTGAAGCAGGCTTTGATCAGTGCCGGCATCAGCGCCTGAATCAGGGCGATACCGATGCCAGCGGCTATGGCGCTGACGATCAGTTGCGCTGCCGAGTCGAGGAACAATCGCGACAGGGTCGCCAAGCCGATGATCAGCAATGACAGCATGACCGTGCGCTGTTCGCCTAGGCGCTGGCTGATGCTGATGCCGAGAAACATCGCCAGCCCCATCGCCATGACCGGCAGCATGGTCAGCAGCGAAGCGAGGCTGAAACTCAGTGGGATATCGCCGCGAATTGCCGACAGCAACGGCCCGACAGCCGCCATGGACGGACGCAGATTCAGCGCTACCAGCATGATGCTGAGCATCAGCCAGACAGCGGGACGTGAGGTTGCGCGAACGTTTTCCATTGTCGAGCCTTCAAGAGCAGGTGCTCGATTAGGCGGGAAGGGCAGGAAAGCGGCAAATCAGAAACTCTGGTGCGGTATTTATAAATTAAATAAGGGTGTCCCTCCCTGGACACGCCTATTGAACGGGCCTGCTTGTGCCTCGCTTGAGGGGGTTGAGTCTTGTCTCACATCCCCCCTTTGCCCAGCGCCAAGTCCTGCGTCATGAACCACTACTGGCGGGCGGCATACGGTGTCCACGCAGACCCTTGCCGGGTAGCGGCGGCCATTCTGGCGTGTGTTCGTCGGGAACGATGCGTCGACGGTGTGCGCGCCAAAAATAAATGTTTCGACATATTTTTTACGCTTGGGTCGCTAACCTGACGTTCATGGAAACCCCACAAGAGCCATCGCACATGCCCGGCCTGCCCTTATCCGCTATCGAGCTTGAGTTCGCCAGGCGCTACGACCAGGAGCACGCGCGCGTTTGCCAACAACCGCGGTCTCAAAGTCTGGCTTGCCGACTGGCGTTCTGGCGTGAGGAGCAGTTGGTGCGCAAGGCGCTCAAGGTGGCCGGCGAGCCAGGACTGATCCTCGATCTGGCCTGCGGCGCCGGACGTTTCTGGCCGGTGCTGGCTGAGCATGGCAACCGGGTGATTCTGGCGTCCGACCCTTCGCAGGAGATGCTGGATCACGCCCGTACTCACCATCCCCAAAAACTGCTTGAACGGATAAGAACTTTTCAAAGTTCAGCCTTCACCATTAGTTTGCCGGCCAACGCAGTTGACTGCATTTTTTGCATGCAACTGTTTCAACGTATCGACAGCGCCGAACACCGTTTGGCAATGCTGCGTGAGTTCCATCGGGTCAGCCGCGATACGGTTATTGTCGCGGCTCGGATCAAGGGCCACTTTAAGCATCGAAACGACGTTCAAGCCCCACCGCTCGCGGGCAAAGCCGAATTGGAAGCCGGGTTTCGCAACGCCGGTTTTACTCTGCTCGGTCATCAGGACTTCCTGCCTGGTTGCGCGGGGCTGCGTATCTACGTGCTGCGTAAGGCCAGCTAACCTTCCTGTGTCAGACAATTACCGCTATCCGGTCGTTAGTTTCGCTAGCGCAGCGGTTCAGCGAATGCGCGGAAATCGCCGGGCGCGATATATACTGCGCGCCATTCTTCAAGGGAGAGCCGTGTGGCCATCGATATTCACTGGATTCGCGACAACGATAGCCTCGGTCAGTTTTGCGCCGAGTGGCAGCAGCTGCCATTCGTTGCCCTCGACACCGAATTCATGCGGGTCGACACTTTTTATCCGATTGCCGGCCTGTTGCAGATCGGCGATGGCGTGCGCGCTTACCTGATAGACCCACTGACCATCGACAACTGGCAGCCTTTGGCGGCACTGCTGGAAAACCCGGCGGTGGTCAAAGTCGTGCATGCCTGCAGCGAAGACCTCGAAGTCCTGCTGCGCCTGACTGGCAGCCTGCCGGCGCCGCTGTTCGATACGCAGCTGGCCGCCGCTTACCTGAACCTGGGTTTTTCCATGGGCTACTCGCGGCTGGTACAGGCCGTGCTTGGCATTGACCTGCCTAAAGGTGAGACCCGTTCCGACTGGTTGCAACGACCGCTTTCCGACACCCAAATCAGCTATGCCGCTGAAGATGCCTTGCACCTGGCGGAAGTTTTCATACGCCTGCGTCCGAAGCTGTCTGACGACAAGTACAACTGGGTGCTGGACGATGGCGCCGAGCTGGTGGCCAACCTGCGTCGTGAGGTCGATCCCTACGAGGTCTATCGCGAGGCCAAACTGGCTTGGAAGCTGTCTCGCGCCCAACTTGCTGTGTTGCGTGAACTCTGTGCCTGGCGCGAACATGAAGCCCGCGCCCGCGACTTGCCGCGCAATCGCATCGTTCGCGAACATGCCCTGTGGCCACTGGCTCGCACCCAGCCGGACAACCTTGGCGCATTGGCGAAAATCGAAGACATGCACCCACGTACCGTGCGTCAGGACGGTGAATTTCTGCTTGATCTGATCAAGCGCTCTGGCAGTGTGTCGCCAGACCAATGGCCGCCCGCTGTGCCAGAGCCCTTGCCGGTGGACGCCGCGGTGCTGATCAAGCAACTGCGAGCTATCGGTCAGGCTGAGGCCGAGCGCCTGAACATCGCGCCGGAATTGATGCTGCGCAAGAAAACCCTGGAAGCGCTGCTCAAGAGCGGCTTCCCCAAGGGACCTTACCAATTGCCTGATTCGCTGCGTGGCTGGCGCCGCGAATTGATGGGCCAGGCGCTGCTTGAAAGCCTGGCCACTGCCGGAGAACAGCCTTGAAACGTATTTGCTCCATTTACCGCAGCCTGAAGAAAAACGAGATGTACCTCTACGTGCTCAAAAGTGATGCACTGGAGCGCGTCCCGGAATCGCTGATGGCCGCGTTCGGCAAACCTCACCATGCGTTCGATCTGGTGCTGACTCCCGAGCGCAAGCTGTCGCGCGAGGACATCACCGTCGTCCTGGAAAACCTAGAGAAGCAGGGCTACCACCTACAAATGCCGCCGGCCGAAGACGAGTACATCGAACACTTGCCGGAAGAGTTATTGAGACGCAACGATCCGATGTGATCTTGAGTTGCCGAGGCTCTTTCCTGAGCCTTATGAAACACGTGAACTGACTATTGGCGATGGCCGCGACGATGGAGCGATACTCCGCCGTTGGCCGTCTGCACTGTTTTTGAAAGGTTTGAACCATGCGCGTTCTGATTGCTGAACACGATCACCCTGTGTACGCCCAACTGCTGCGTCAGGCGGCACC is a window of Pseudomonas sp. DC1.2 DNA encoding:
- a CDS encoding cyanate transporter → MENVRATSRPAVWLMLSIMLVALNLRPSMAAVGPLLSAIRGDIPLSFSLASLLTMLPVMAMGLAMFLGISISQRLGEQRTVMLSLLIIGLATLSRLFLDSAAQLIVSAIAAGIGIALIQALMPALIKACFSDNVALCMGLYVTSIMGGAAIAAAFAPLVMAHTGSWRVGLAVWSVLALTALLFWSLQRPSQATPQQSAPHNTSFFSNPRAWLLAIFFGLGTASYTCVLAWLAPYYVEKGWSQQNAGLLLGFLTAMEVLSGLLTPAIANRSRDRRLVLGALLILIMAGFCGLILSPQHLGLLWPCLLGLGIGGLFPMSLIVSLDHLDNPQRAGGLTAFVQGIGYLIAGLSPLIAGLIRDQLGSFEWAWWCLTGVTVLMLLMVMRFDPRHYAQYIR
- a CDS encoding low temperature requirement protein A, with protein sequence MSISRSLLRGRGGHDSGKVGMVELFFDLVFVFAITQLSHTLLAHLSIGGAVQVALMMVAVWWVWIFTSWITNWLDPEKLPIRLGLFGLMIAGLLLSSSIPKAFSDHGLMFAGAFVFMQVGRTLFAIWAVRGEPLSMTRNFQRILAWLVLSGVFWIAGAFVQGDQRLACWALALLIELISPSVYFYVPGLGRSTLTDWNVEGNHMAERCGLFVIIALGESLLVTGATFAELELNLQGVLAFLVAVLGSIAMWWVYFDSGAERAHHRIAHSSDPGRQARIAYTYLHVLIVAGVIVSAVADELVLVHPDHASDAGIIAIVVGPWLFLLGNALFKWVMADRLWPPLSHLVGLGLLIVLLPLGLNQLFSAWVLGTLTTAVVMVVAAWETLVLRASLPVSEH
- a CDS encoding LysR substrate-binding domain-containing protein, with amino-acid sequence MNRNELRKADINLMVVFETLMLERNVTRVAEKLFLGQPTISAALNRLRTMFNDPLFIRVGHRMEPTARAEEIIQHLSPALDSLSVALSLTHHFDPASSTMTFRIGLSDDVEFGLLPPMLRALRQEAPTVVFVVQHVDYWRIPDLLASGEITVGISQTRGLPANAKRKLLRHIQPSVLRADASDTPLTLDEYCARPHVLVSHTANVTGFADEWLAEIGRTRHVVLSVPQYSALLALLAGTDLIASLPDYTATAMAASGQLFNEPFPFKTPTLDLSMVWLSHVDSDPAERWLRARLEAFMSEQGLADAHRDDYL
- a CDS encoding class I SAM-dependent methyltransferase; the encoded protein is MPGLPLSAIELEFARRYDQEHARVCQQPRSQSLACRLAFWREEQLVRKALKVAGEPGLILDLACGAGRFWPVLAEHGNRVILASDPSQEMLDHARTHHPQKLLERIRTFQSSAFTISLPANAVDCIFCMQLFQRIDSAEHRLAMLREFHRVSRDTVIVAARIKGHFKHRNDVQAPPLAGKAELEAGFRNAGFTLLGHQDFLPGCAGLRIYVLRKAS
- a CDS encoding LysR family transcriptional regulator — protein: MLNSNLLRKLDMQDLMVFVAVYEQSSVTGVSEALFVSQSTVSYCLKKLRTSFEDELFINTRTGMRPTYKACSMYNHVLKILESINLCHAGAQAFDPTSQPVTFNICAPEYFEQLILPRLLKRFDFADLPVMVNMHKFETDIPAEELRDGSLDLVISFGPNFHRNHTDLKSQRLLEDDLVCVFDKRATPLEPRLSLKAFTERRHVFPTPWTSTTNMVDGWLARQAQKRQIAARSNSYGAALKTITGTDFILTLPRRIQRLLANEAVFNHCEAPNGLPGFSLDMQWSQRVDQDSANTWLREQVIKVCAEQAVA
- a CDS encoding YcgL domain-containing protein — its product is MKRICSIYRSLKKNEMYLYVLKSDALERVPESLMAAFGKPHHAFDLVLTPERKLSREDITVVLENLEKQGYHLQMPPAEDEYIEHLPEELLRRNDPM
- the rnd gene encoding ribonuclease D yields the protein MAIDIHWIRDNDSLGQFCAEWQQLPFVALDTEFMRVDTFYPIAGLLQIGDGVRAYLIDPLTIDNWQPLAALLENPAVVKVVHACSEDLEVLLRLTGSLPAPLFDTQLAAAYLNLGFSMGYSRLVQAVLGIDLPKGETRSDWLQRPLSDTQISYAAEDALHLAEVFIRLRPKLSDDKYNWVLDDGAELVANLRREVDPYEVYREAKLAWKLSRAQLAVLRELCAWREHEARARDLPRNRIVREHALWPLARTQPDNLGALAKIEDMHPRTVRQDGEFLLDLIKRSGSVSPDQWPPAVPEPLPVDAAVLIKQLRAIGQAEAERLNIAPELMLRKKTLEALLKSGFPKGPYQLPDSLRGWRRELMGQALLESLATAGEQP